From Polynucleobacter difficilis, a single genomic window includes:
- the selD gene encoding selenide, water dikinase SelD, which yields MYYNGRLTSLSHGGGCGCKIAPGVLSSILKASPLRALPAALLAGNENNEDAAVYQINPNQAIVATTDFFMPIVDDPYEFGRIAATNAISDIYAMGAQPLFALALLGMPINVLPLDVIQKITAGGESVCADAGIVIAGGHSIDSVEPIYGLVVIGLVDPKHLKRNNGARVGDSIILSKPLGVGILSAALKKERLSDAGYREMIALTTQLNKPGLALSRLDGVHAMTDVTGFGLAGHLLELARGAGLRAALNWSAVPIVDEAMTLAQGDIYTGASTRNWAAYGNEVTLSNQPGIWQQHLLTDPQTSGGLLISCAPELEAEVLAILRADGFSRAAVIGRFEPGSGMAVS from the coding sequence ATGTACTATAACGGTCGTCTAACATCCCTCTCGCATGGCGGCGGCTGCGGCTGCAAAATTGCGCCCGGCGTCTTAAGCAGCATTCTGAAGGCATCCCCTTTGCGCGCGCTACCAGCCGCTTTGCTTGCCGGCAATGAGAATAATGAAGATGCAGCGGTCTACCAAATCAATCCGAACCAAGCGATTGTGGCGACCACTGATTTTTTCATGCCGATCGTCGATGACCCCTATGAGTTTGGGCGGATTGCAGCAACCAATGCCATCTCGGATATTTATGCGATGGGCGCACAGCCGCTGTTTGCTTTGGCCCTGCTGGGCATGCCAATCAATGTATTACCGCTCGATGTCATCCAGAAAATTACCGCTGGCGGTGAGTCAGTATGTGCTGACGCCGGAATAGTGATTGCGGGTGGACACTCAATTGATTCGGTTGAGCCCATCTATGGTTTGGTTGTCATTGGCCTTGTTGATCCTAAGCATCTAAAACGAAACAACGGGGCCCGAGTGGGCGATAGCATTATTTTGAGTAAACCCCTAGGGGTTGGTATTTTGTCTGCCGCACTCAAAAAAGAGCGCTTATCGGATGCGGGCTATCGCGAAATGATTGCCTTAACAACACAATTAAATAAGCCAGGACTGGCATTGTCACGCCTCGATGGGGTTCATGCAATGACCGATGTCACTGGCTTTGGCTTAGCTGGGCACCTACTGGAATTGGCTCGCGGCGCTGGCTTGCGAGCTGCGTTGAACTGGAGTGCGGTTCCAATCGTCGATGAAGCGATGACGCTGGCGCAAGGCGATATCTATACCGGCGCCTCTACCCGCAATTGGGCGGCCTATGGGAATGAAGTCACTTTATCCAACCAGCCGGGCATATGGCAGCAGCATCTCTTAACGGATCCACAGACCAGTGGCGGCTTATTGATCTCATGCGCCCCTGAACTAGAAGCTGAGGTTTTAGCAATCTTGCGGGCAGACGGCTTCTCACGTGCTGCTGTGATTGGCCGGTTTGAGCCTGGGTCTGGAATGGCTGTAAGCTAA
- a CDS encoding DUF4149 domain-containing protein — protein sequence MSTNLISLYIVAAMVGIMVFFTIAVAPTVFKVLPAEWSSKYVRSFFPKYYAFLCFTCIAASLLASDALISTLTFLCAILFAIAQFILTPAINKASDNKDKKHFGLLHGLSVVINVLQLGIFIYILWPSAS from the coding sequence ATGTCAACCAACTTAATTAGCCTCTACATTGTTGCAGCCATGGTCGGCATCATGGTGTTCTTTACGATTGCAGTAGCGCCCACCGTGTTTAAGGTGCTACCAGCCGAATGGTCCAGTAAGTATGTGCGTAGTTTCTTTCCAAAGTACTACGCTTTTTTATGCTTTACTTGCATTGCTGCCTCCTTGTTGGCAAGTGATGCGCTGATTAGTACGCTCACATTTCTATGCGCTATTCTTTTTGCGATAGCGCAATTCATTCTTACCCCTGCGATCAATAAAGCGTCAGACAACAAAGATAAGAAGCATTTTGGCCTTTTACATGGACTGAGCGTGGTGATCAATGTGCTGCAGTTGGGTATTTTTATCTATATTTTGTGGCCATCGGCAAGCTAG
- a CDS encoding nitroreductase family protein — protein MNTLDAIRQRRAVKHFDAAHQISPAETDALIDLAMQAPSSFNIQHWRLVNVKDKALRVQLRAAAHDQAQVTDGSLLFVVTVDIKAWDKDPARYWVNAPKAAQDILVPWINPFYSGNEQLQRDEAMRSAGILLQTMMLAAKAMGYDSCPMVGFDFKKVAELIHLPKDYAVAAMLVIGKGTQAAWPKPGFIPKSEMVIDNHF, from the coding sequence ATGAACACACTAGATGCCATTCGCCAGCGTAGAGCAGTAAAGCACTTTGATGCTGCGCACCAGATTAGTCCCGCTGAAACTGACGCCTTAATTGATCTGGCGATGCAAGCGCCATCATCTTTCAATATTCAGCACTGGCGCTTAGTCAATGTGAAAGACAAAGCATTGCGAGTGCAGTTGCGCGCAGCAGCCCATGATCAAGCGCAGGTTACCGATGGTTCACTCCTATTCGTAGTAACGGTTGATATCAAAGCATGGGATAAAGATCCTGCACGCTATTGGGTGAATGCGCCGAAGGCAGCGCAAGACATCTTGGTACCATGGATTAATCCGTTTTATTCGGGTAATGAGCAGTTGCAACGCGATGAGGCCATGCGCTCTGCCGGCATCCTATTGCAAACCATGATGTTGGCAGCAAAGGCGATGGGATACGACTCATGCCCAATGGTCGGTTTTGATTTTAAGAAGGTTGCTGAGCTCATTCATCTGCCCAAAGACTATGCAGTTGCCGCAATGCTCGTCATTGGCAAAGGAACTCAGGCAGCATGGCCTAAGCCCGGATTCATTCCTAAATCAGAAATGGTGATCGACAATCATTTTTAA
- a CDS encoding transporter produces the protein MKNTGHLLFLLALSVLFRPALAIDLQPGDIVAPPPNVTVATLSYVNSQNNDLFQNGVNTGADPKLESNSVFLRLTHTYSIGSLPAVSFVQTGTGALSTDGSLSAFPGSKGMTDSSIVTAIWPYSNHATRTYLGLAAYLFLPTGEYSNAKAFNLGSNRYAQALQMGYQRPVTKNIDAAVAVDSTWFGANSACAAACLSNQNLQLTQKPLYTAQAGPIYKINQTYTVGATYVYVTGGETAWNGVERNNTLVTQRYFLSGVAHTRVGRFTVQYGNDITTMNGFMESNRFIVRYAKAF, from the coding sequence ATGAAAAATACAGGCCATCTTCTATTTTTACTTGCTTTGAGCGTGCTCTTTCGCCCTGCCTTGGCGATTGACCTGCAGCCAGGTGACATTGTCGCCCCGCCACCCAATGTTACCGTGGCAACCCTATCGTACGTCAACAGCCAAAACAACGACTTATTCCAAAATGGCGTCAACACTGGCGCGGATCCCAAGCTCGAAAGCAATTCGGTGTTTTTACGGTTGACGCACACCTACTCGATTGGCTCACTGCCTGCAGTTAGCTTCGTGCAAACCGGAACTGGCGCCCTCTCAACCGATGGATCACTGTCGGCCTTTCCGGGCAGCAAGGGCATGACAGACTCCAGTATCGTGACAGCGATTTGGCCTTACTCTAATCATGCCACTAGAACATACCTTGGGCTTGCGGCTTACCTGTTTTTACCTACCGGCGAATACTCTAATGCCAAAGCCTTCAATTTAGGTAGCAATCGTTATGCACAAGCATTGCAAATGGGCTACCAGCGCCCCGTCACTAAGAATATAGACGCTGCAGTTGCCGTTGATTCCACCTGGTTTGGCGCCAATAGCGCCTGTGCCGCAGCTTGTTTATCTAATCAAAATCTGCAGCTGACACAAAAGCCCCTCTATACCGCCCAAGCCGGACCGATTTACAAGATCAATCAAACCTATACGGTAGGGGCAACTTACGTCTATGTCACTGGTGGTGAAACCGCATGGAATGGAGTTGAGCGAAACAATACCCTCGTTACCCAGCGCTATTTTCTCAGTGGCGTAGCCCACACGCGGGTAGGTCGATTTACCGTGCAATACGGCAACGACATCACCACCATGAATGGCTTTATGGAAAGCAACCGTTTTATAGTGCGTTATGCCAAGGCATTTTAG
- a CDS encoding amidohydrolase, which produces MKFTSKFLVLALIAQCGFALAKGNADTIFYGGPVVTVNAKNEEVQAIAVQGGKIVALGTKDAITKDWQSKTTQVIDLKGQTLMPGFVEPHVHIMITAVFEGLGLNLSNFTLPYDTKETLIAKMKAHLKTIPPGGWLFGFGVDPSRTSPFMAELTADDLDKVSKDVPIFIVNQSGHIGYVNNKAIELAGVTNKTPNPPGGGIYVKDAQGKLTGKLVEPPSYLPFMAKMPVPSEAQLFGAVQQTMKRFAATGVTTASEMSVGGNFGVDKEIAIYRAIFAKNASPIRVRGYLFSQAMPPGYKTIKPNDGDDMLRFIGIKYVADGSTQGLTAALNEPYSYPKGTKWSGSLNYKDADIQASMKSYFDQGWQISTHSNGDKAIDQALNSYSKLLAGNSKPQDRRLRIEHFTVNNPSQAKKAVQLGVVPSFTIGHVHYWGSAFDNHIIGSDRAKRIDPAAEIKRLGGKFTLHSDTPVSNVGPLNYITEAVTRVWQLPPKKVLGPDQVISVDDAIRAITIDAAYQIFADDKVGSLEVGKQADFVVLEKNPRTTPAADIRDIKVKQTWVDGKKQAW; this is translated from the coding sequence ATGAAATTCACTTCTAAATTCCTTGTACTCGCCCTAATCGCTCAATGTGGATTTGCTCTTGCTAAAGGCAATGCCGATACGATTTTTTATGGTGGCCCGGTTGTTACTGTGAATGCGAAGAATGAAGAGGTGCAAGCGATTGCTGTGCAGGGCGGAAAAATTGTTGCGCTTGGCACAAAGGATGCGATTACCAAAGACTGGCAATCCAAGACAACTCAGGTCATTGATCTCAAGGGTCAAACCTTGATGCCTGGGTTTGTAGAGCCCCACGTTCACATCATGATCACCGCAGTATTTGAGGGTCTAGGATTAAATCTCAGTAACTTTACCTTGCCCTACGATACCAAGGAGACCCTCATTGCAAAAATGAAGGCGCACCTCAAAACCATTCCTCCTGGGGGTTGGCTTTTCGGCTTCGGCGTTGATCCATCCCGTACTAGCCCATTTATGGCAGAACTCACGGCAGATGATTTAGATAAGGTTTCCAAAGACGTTCCTATTTTTATCGTCAATCAATCGGGTCACATCGGTTACGTGAATAACAAAGCAATTGAGCTTGCGGGCGTTACCAATAAAACACCCAATCCTCCTGGTGGCGGCATCTATGTAAAAGATGCACAAGGCAAGCTGACTGGTAAATTGGTTGAGCCACCTTCTTACTTACCATTTATGGCCAAAATGCCAGTTCCAAGCGAAGCGCAATTATTTGGCGCTGTCCAGCAAACAATGAAACGTTTTGCAGCGACGGGAGTAACAACAGCCTCAGAAATGAGTGTCGGCGGCAATTTCGGTGTGGATAAAGAAATTGCAATCTATAGGGCAATCTTTGCGAAGAATGCCTCTCCTATACGCGTGCGTGGTTATTTATTCAGCCAAGCCATGCCCCCTGGATATAAAACGATTAAGCCCAATGATGGCGATGACATGCTGCGTTTTATTGGAATCAAATACGTGGCAGATGGCTCTACTCAGGGCTTAACTGCTGCACTAAATGAGCCATATAGCTATCCCAAGGGCACAAAGTGGAGTGGGTCCCTCAATTACAAAGATGCCGATATACAAGCCTCGATGAAGTCCTACTTTGATCAGGGCTGGCAGATTTCAACGCACTCCAATGGGGACAAGGCAATTGATCAGGCGCTGAACAGCTACTCTAAATTACTCGCGGGCAATTCTAAGCCCCAAGATCGCCGTTTGCGGATTGAGCATTTCACCGTAAATAATCCATCTCAGGCCAAGAAGGCCGTGCAACTGGGGGTAGTACCCAGCTTTACGATTGGCCATGTGCATTATTGGGGGTCGGCATTCGATAATCATATTATTGGCTCAGACCGTGCTAAGCGCATTGATCCCGCTGCTGAAATTAAGCGTTTAGGTGGAAAATTCACATTGCACAGCGATACTCCAGTTTCGAATGTGGGTCCTCTCAATTACATAACCGAAGCAGTTACCCGCGTATGGCAGTTACCGCCCAAAAAAGTATTGGGCCCGGATCAAGTCATTAGTGTCGATGACGCCATTCGTGCCATCACCATTGATGCGGCTTACCAAATTTTTGCTGACGATAAGGTAGGCAGTCTCGAGGTAGGCAAGCAAGCTGACTTTGTCGTGCTAGAAAAAAATCCGCGCACGACCCCTGCTGCAGATATTCGGGATATAAAGGTTAAACAAACCTGGGTGGATGGTAAGAAACAGGCTTGGTAA
- a CDS encoding lipase family protein: MHKLLVTLTLSILFGFSASHANPPMQPFYASVMKMAPEGKLGQVIAKEQIATSVKGAQARRIAYISSDVMGKKTISTGLVVAPVGPAPKEGRSIMAWSHGTTGAAQNCGPSQILNPAVPLNEYFLVGGNSWTDYGIPSVEEFIKDGHVVVATDYQGQGGGGIHQYAVAATQSRDLINSVRAASSMQETGAGKKAVAYGWSQGGGSVLAAASLPDYISQAGTAADGIGFVGFVALAPYDMAASLPKGKIDQATADKILGQLQSSFSTDILSFAHFSMALYGTQSAYSNLKLTDILTDEGAKVIQAIYSNKCVHAAADTIVFAYGKEFTKLLKPKPTNTLAWIQAFIQSSVAPVNPVAPVVIYWGTKDTTQPPIQGKLYQVQKCQTGANVNRVQLPGAQSHFTTPGTAGPLYREWIKDRLAGKPATNNCAEAAQLPS, from the coding sequence ATGCATAAACTACTCGTCACCTTAACCCTTAGCATCCTTTTTGGTTTTTCAGCATCCCACGCCAATCCGCCCATGCAACCTTTTTATGCCTCAGTCATGAAGATGGCACCAGAGGGTAAGTTGGGGCAAGTTATTGCTAAAGAGCAAATTGCGACTTCCGTGAAAGGTGCGCAGGCCAGGAGAATAGCCTATATTTCATCGGATGTCATGGGTAAGAAAACCATTTCAACTGGATTAGTCGTTGCGCCAGTGGGCCCTGCACCGAAAGAGGGTAGATCAATCATGGCTTGGTCTCATGGCACAACAGGAGCTGCCCAAAATTGCGGTCCTTCTCAAATTTTGAACCCAGCAGTACCGCTTAATGAATACTTCCTGGTTGGTGGAAATTCGTGGACCGATTACGGCATTCCTAGCGTGGAAGAGTTTATTAAAGATGGGCACGTCGTAGTTGCAACCGACTACCAAGGGCAGGGTGGCGGCGGCATTCACCAATATGCAGTTGCAGCGACACAGTCGCGCGATCTGATTAATTCTGTGCGTGCTGCTAGTTCCATGCAGGAGACAGGAGCTGGAAAAAAGGCGGTTGCCTATGGATGGTCTCAAGGCGGGGGCTCGGTTTTAGCTGCTGCAAGTCTGCCTGACTATATTTCTCAGGCCGGAACGGCTGCGGACGGAATTGGTTTTGTAGGATTTGTGGCCTTAGCTCCCTACGATATGGCAGCAAGTTTGCCTAAAGGCAAGATTGACCAAGCTACTGCCGATAAGATTTTGGGCCAATTGCAGAGCTCGTTCTCAACCGACATTTTGAGCTTTGCGCATTTCTCGATGGCTTTGTATGGCACCCAGTCTGCATACTCCAACCTCAAGTTGACGGACATATTGACAGATGAAGGCGCAAAAGTTATTCAAGCAATTTATTCAAATAAATGCGTACATGCTGCAGCGGATACGATTGTTTTTGCATACGGCAAAGAATTTACCAAGCTACTTAAACCAAAACCAACCAATACCCTAGCTTGGATTCAAGCATTTATTCAGAGTTCCGTAGCGCCTGTGAATCCAGTAGCGCCGGTAGTCATTTATTGGGGCACCAAAGATACTACCCAGCCACCTATTCAAGGCAAGCTCTATCAAGTACAAAAGTGCCAGACTGGCGCGAATGTAAATCGTGTTCAGTTGCCAGGAGCGCAAAGCCACTTTACAACGCCTGGAACCGCTGGACCTTTGTATCGCGAGTGGATTAAAGATCGCTTGGCTGGTAAGCCCGCAACCAATAATTGTGCAGAGGCAGCCCAATTACCCAGTTAA
- a CDS encoding amidohydrolase, with protein MKILKLHLAACLLLLTTQVFADTASIYFNGDILTMEGAKPQYVEAVVVKGKKITFTGSLRDALNGAGANPAMHDLKGRTLLPGFIDAWGHFTLIAQNTLAVNLGYFSKNPPTTTKQLIDRLKAEAKLFNGWIIGAEYADAFLTDGPLTITQLDKAFPNQPVFVNNISTLTGIVNTAGLKKLGITKATKAEQGMIPVDPKTGKLTGELIGQPNISATAKVFGSYSKDLTIETYRKAEEIYASNGFTTAQSYETTTQDIQNMREAVERRLISLDLIALPTYDVVDQLLASNKSYPFGIYTKGDGGFKVAGILVSTDGAPQLRLAYFTKPYTDTTGLPKDWRGMAVITQDTVDRYAKLAYEKNIQYYGYSNGDAGIDMTLSAIAKAIKETGVTEDRRTAIAHSFFIRDDQLDQYKANKILPQFMPNHIWMYGDVYRKILGEDRAKNMVPLNSAKAKGMQFGIHNDTPSSGPSALFTIWTAVNRKTYASATLGPDQRIDPYLALRGFTAVAAYQYKEEATKGSITAGKLADLVLLERNPLKVKPEEIKDIQIVKTIKHGKDLYVRP; from the coding sequence ATGAAAATCCTCAAACTGCATTTAGCCGCATGCCTCCTTTTGCTGACCACCCAAGTATTTGCTGATACTGCCAGTATCTATTTCAATGGCGACATCCTGACGATGGAGGGTGCCAAGCCACAGTACGTTGAAGCGGTTGTAGTGAAGGGTAAGAAGATCACCTTTACCGGTAGTTTGCGAGATGCTCTAAATGGAGCCGGCGCCAACCCAGCGATGCATGATTTAAAAGGGCGGACTTTGTTGCCAGGCTTTATTGATGCCTGGGGGCACTTCACCTTGATAGCGCAGAACACGCTTGCCGTTAATCTGGGCTACTTTTCAAAGAATCCACCGACTACAACTAAGCAGCTCATCGATCGCTTGAAAGCCGAGGCTAAGCTATTTAATGGCTGGATTATTGGCGCAGAGTATGCAGATGCTTTTCTGACCGACGGCCCTTTGACGATTACCCAGCTGGATAAAGCGTTTCCAAATCAACCCGTGTTTGTGAATAACATTTCTACTTTGACCGGGATCGTAAATACAGCAGGCCTAAAGAAGCTGGGAATTACTAAAGCCACTAAAGCAGAGCAAGGCATGATTCCGGTTGATCCTAAAACTGGAAAGCTCACCGGTGAATTGATTGGTCAGCCAAACATCAGTGCAACGGCGAAGGTATTTGGTAGCTATTCCAAGGACTTAACCATAGAGACTTACCGTAAGGCTGAGGAAATTTATGCATCCAATGGATTTACCACTGCGCAAAGTTATGAAACCACGACGCAAGATATTCAGAATATGCGTGAGGCTGTGGAGCGTAGGCTGATCAGCCTTGATCTGATTGCCTTGCCAACCTATGACGTAGTTGATCAATTACTAGCAAGCAATAAAAGCTATCCATTTGGGATCTATACCAAAGGCGATGGCGGATTTAAGGTTGCTGGGATCTTGGTATCCACCGATGGCGCCCCCCAGTTACGTTTAGCCTATTTTACTAAGCCCTATACCGATACAACCGGCCTCCCAAAGGATTGGCGCGGTATGGCGGTTATCACTCAAGATACTGTTGATCGTTACGCCAAGTTAGCCTACGAAAAAAACATCCAGTATTACGGCTACTCCAATGGCGATGCTGGAATTGATATGACGCTTTCTGCCATTGCAAAAGCAATTAAAGAGACGGGCGTTACCGAGGATCGTAGGACCGCCATTGCCCATTCCTTTTTTATTCGTGATGATCAATTAGATCAATATAAAGCCAATAAAATTCTTCCCCAATTTATGCCCAATCACATTTGGATGTATGGCGACGTCTATAGAAAGATTCTAGGGGAAGACAGAGCGAAAAACATGGTGCCACTCAATTCAGCCAAGGCAAAAGGGATGCAGTTCGGCATTCACAACGACACCCCATCGTCGGGCCCAAGTGCATTATTTACGATTTGGACTGCGGTAAACCGCAAGACTTACGCGAGCGCCACCTTGGGGCCTGATCAGCGAATTGACCCGTATCTTGCCCTGCGTGGATTTACTGCGGTAGCTGCTTATCAGTACAAAGAAGAGGCAACCAAGGGCAGCATTACGGCCGGAAAACTGGCTGATCTAGTTCTGCTCGAGCGCAATCCATTAAAAGTTAAACCAGAGGAAATTAAGGATATTCAGATTGTGAAGACCATTAAGCATGGTAAAGATCTGTATGTTCGTCCATAG
- a CDS encoding choloylglycine hydrolase family protein, translating into MKQPMIKKIVAASVSITLVIAPMASHACTAVNIVAKDGSVVAGRTMEWAFDMKWQLTANPKGTPITLSAPSSLKLPATSLSSKYAFVAVAPGVLAGPPAYLEGQNEAGLAISGNFLPGFTEYQTVTPQDKNYVSILNLGGFILGMFGTVKELRSELPKYKVWFDPSEVKGLPTPPWLHLVLTDRGGDSIIVEFVKGQMRVHDNIAGVLTNAPTYDWHLNNVRNYLSLTTTATASVAVGNTNVTELGQGGGLLGLPADYTPPSRFVRAAYLKQFTYQPSNSAEAIQTVGHILNNVDIPVGVARSSDGKQVVSDYTQWVNLKDLKNNRMRIANYANRTNFIEINLNEVFKSGKSKTWQVDKMPYPKNDLTAEFLK; encoded by the coding sequence GTGAAACAGCCCATGATTAAAAAAATAGTCGCTGCATCCGTTTCTATCACCCTGGTAATTGCCCCGATGGCAAGTCATGCGTGTACCGCCGTGAATATCGTCGCAAAAGATGGCTCGGTTGTGGCGGGAAGAACCATGGAATGGGCTTTTGATATGAAGTGGCAGCTCACCGCAAATCCGAAGGGCACCCCCATTACCCTCAGCGCCCCAAGTTCCCTTAAGTTGCCCGCAACAAGCCTATCCAGTAAATATGCTTTTGTCGCAGTTGCGCCTGGCGTTTTAGCGGGCCCTCCCGCTTATCTTGAGGGTCAAAATGAAGCAGGCCTTGCGATTAGTGGAAATTTTTTACCCGGTTTTACTGAATATCAAACTGTTACACCGCAAGATAAGAACTACGTTTCTATCTTGAACTTGGGTGGTTTTATTTTAGGCATGTTCGGCACGGTGAAAGAATTACGTAGCGAGCTCCCTAAATACAAGGTGTGGTTTGATCCCAGCGAAGTCAAAGGATTGCCAACCCCACCCTGGTTGCATCTTGTATTAACGGATCGGGGAGGCGACAGTATTATTGTCGAGTTTGTTAAAGGTCAAATGAGGGTCCATGACAATATTGCAGGGGTTTTGACCAATGCACCTACCTATGACTGGCACCTGAATAATGTGCGTAATTATTTGTCTCTCACAACCACAGCAACGGCTTCGGTAGCGGTAGGTAATACCAACGTTACTGAATTAGGTCAGGGCGGTGGCTTACTCGGTTTACCCGCAGATTACACCCCACCATCGCGCTTCGTTAGGGCGGCTTATCTAAAGCAGTTCACCTATCAGCCAAGTAATAGCGCAGAAGCGATACAAACAGTTGGCCATATTTTGAACAACGTTGATATTCCGGTTGGCGTAGCTCGCTCTTCGGATGGCAAGCAGGTTGTTTCTGATTACACGCAGTGGGTCAATCTCAAGGACTTAAAGAATAATCGGATGAGAATAGCAAATTATGCAAATCGTACGAACTTCATTGAAATTAATCTGAATGAGGTATTTAAGTCCGGAAAATCAAAGACTTGGCAGGTTGATAAGATGCCGTATCCCAAGAATGACTTAACGGCAGAGTTCTTAAAATAA
- a CDS encoding cytochrome d ubiquinol oxidase subunit II: protein MPPDLTAPAAWLPLFFFVAMGIAVLSYVVLDGYDLGVGLLLNRTADHNKDMMIASIGPFWDANETWIVLGVGLLLVAFPLAHGVVLTELYLPVTAMLIGLILRGVSFDFRVKVNTSQKPLWNFLFYLGSLIASVAQGVMIGRLIVGFESGFLGWVFAFLVGICLPAGYALLGSTWLILKTEGELQKQAMGWAKVSLWLTAGGVGLVSIATPYFSPEIMNKWFVMPNILWLSPIPLLTAALFLVVLKSVSALQSGTSKKEWVPFVAVVAIFWLSFFGIAYSIFPYVIVGKMTLWQAAAATESLYVIFWGAIVVLPTILIYTFYSYRVFWGKARELSYQ from the coding sequence ATGCCACCTGATCTGACTGCTCCCGCAGCATGGCTTCCCTTGTTTTTCTTTGTGGCCATGGGCATCGCTGTTTTGTCCTACGTTGTATTGGATGGCTATGACTTAGGCGTCGGTTTATTACTTAACCGCACCGCGGATCACAACAAAGACATGATGATTGCCTCCATTGGCCCTTTTTGGGATGCCAATGAGACGTGGATTGTATTGGGCGTTGGCTTGCTATTGGTTGCATTTCCGTTGGCACATGGAGTTGTGCTCACCGAACTGTATCTGCCGGTGACTGCCATGCTGATTGGACTCATTCTGCGGGGCGTTTCATTTGATTTCAGGGTGAAAGTCAATACGAGTCAAAAACCCTTGTGGAACTTTCTATTTTATTTAGGCAGCTTAATTGCATCGGTTGCGCAAGGAGTCATGATCGGCCGCTTGATTGTTGGCTTTGAATCTGGTTTCTTGGGTTGGGTTTTTGCTTTCTTAGTGGGCATTTGTTTGCCTGCCGGCTATGCCTTACTAGGCTCTACCTGGTTGATCCTAAAGACAGAAGGTGAATTGCAAAAGCAGGCAATGGGGTGGGCTAAGGTTAGCCTGTGGCTGACAGCCGGAGGTGTTGGCTTGGTATCCATTGCCACGCCGTATTTCAGCCCAGAAATTATGAATAAATGGTTTGTGATGCCAAACATCCTATGGCTATCACCCATTCCATTACTAACTGCAGCATTATTTCTCGTGGTACTGAAATCAGTTAGTGCATTACAAAGCGGTACCAGCAAAAAAGAGTGGGTTCCGTTTGTAGCGGTAGTAGCCATTTTTTGGCTATCTTTTTTTGGCATTGCGTACAGTATTTTTCCATACGTCATTGTAGGAAAAATGACCTTATGGCAAGCAGCTGCAGCCACTGAATCGCTATATGTCATTTTTTGGGGTGCGATTGTGGTATTGCCCACGATTTTGATTTATACCTTCTACTCGTACCGAGTATTTTGGGGTAAGGCACGCGAACTGAGTTATCAGTAG